In a single window of the Antedon mediterranea chromosome 1, ecAntMedi1.1, whole genome shotgun sequence genome:
- the LOC140060323 gene encoding epsin-2-like produces MSAMRSLKNVAKNYSPAQVKVREATSNDPWGPSSSIMSEIADLTYNVVAFTEIMTLLWKRLSDHGKNWRHVYKSLVVLEYIIKTGSERVAQQCKENIFAINTLKDFQFLDRDGKDQGVNVREKSKNLVSLLKDDERLKSERTRALKAKERFAQSSQGIGSDTKPNMTGTESSSSSSPTSNGGGDHNDHSRPANSEIEQARPTTAGEEDLQLQLALAMSREEAEQQTKQTRSDDIRLQIALNESMENKPQPTLLNLAEPTPVPAKADPWGMPSSGTATALTDPWASTAAPVNQQPPADPWGVPAPSKPPMPDPWGAPPVAAPAPLPAKPNTQNIDPWTAEPVPVSVPVKNDPWDLGTPVPAPATNNQPDWGFSNAPTQSDPDLDFDLLRSNTTSNPQPVGAFDMHLLNDAIPQQPQMMNQQKAKPQKKPEDFLGENSSLVNLDSLIVTNKTDQSSLSQPINPFVFGTAPSAAAAPVSNPFQQQQAPRPTLNQMRAQPVVGGPVPGSFGMGQQPVMLGAGAGLPPPLLPMAQNSMQMPPQNQATNPFLL; encoded by the exons ATGTCAGCTATGAGATCATTGAAAAATGTGGCTAAAAACTATTCACCTGCTCAGGTCAAAGTTCGAGAAGCCACGTCGAACGATCCATGGGGCCCATCAAGTTCTATCATGTCCGAGATTGCGGATTTGACTTACAATGTTGTGGCCTTCACAGAAATAATGACCTTATTATGGAAACGGTTGAGTGACCACGGTAAAAACTGGCGACACGTTTATAAATCCTTAGTGGtgctagaatatataattaagACAGGGTCCGAGCGGGTCGCACAACAGTGCAAGGAGAACATCTTCGCAATCAACACATTAAAAGATTTTCAGTTTTTGGATCGAGATGGAAAAGATCAAGGAGTGAATGTACGAGAGAAATCAAAGAATCTAGTATCACTACTGAAGGATGACGAGCGGTTAAAATCTGAAAGAACGCGTGCTCTGAAGGCAAAAGAGAGATTTGCGCAATCATCACAAGGAATTGGTAGCGACACAAAGCCAAATATGACGGGGACTGAATCAAGTTCAAGCTCATCACCAACTTCAAACGGAG GAGGAGACCATAATGATCATTCTAGGCCGGCCAATTCAGAGATTGAGCAAGCCCGTCCAACCACTGCAGGAGAAGAGGACTTACAGTTACAGCTAGCCCTTGCTATGTCACGAGAGGAGGCcgaacaacaaacaaaacagaCCCGAAGTGATGATATTAGGCTCCAGATAGCATTGAATGAAAGCATGGAA AACAAACCACAACCAACACTTCTGAACCTAGCTGAACCAACACCGGTTCCAGCAAAGGCAGATCCTTGGGGAATGCCATCCAGTGGAACTGCAACAGCATTGACTGACCCATGGGCCTCAACTGCTGCCCCCGTTAACCAACAACCACCAGCAGATCCATGGGGAGTACCAGCACCATCAAAACCACCAATGCCAGATCCCTGGGGAGCACCACCAGTAGCTGCACCAGCACCATTACCAGCTAAACCAAATACCCAAAATATTGACCCCTGGACAgctgaaccagtaccagtatcAGTACCAGTCAAGAATGATCCCTGGGATTTGGGCACACCAGTACCCGCTCCTGCTACAAATAACCAGCCAGATTGGGGATTCAGTAATGCGCCAACTCAGAGTGATCCGGATCTGGATTTTGATCTCTTACGATCAAACACTACTTCAAACCCACAACCTGTCGGTGCCTTTGATATGCATCTTTTAAATGATGCCATTCCACAACAGCCTCAGATGATGAACCAACAGAAAGCAAAGCCTCAGAAAAAACCAGAGGACTTCCTCGGAGAGAACTCAAGTCTGGTGAATTTAGATTCGTTAATAGTCACTAATAAAACCGATCAGTCGAGCCTGTCCCAACCAATCAACCCGTTTGTCTTTGGTACCGCTCCTTCAGCTGCAGCTGCACCTGTCAGTAACCCTTTCCAACAACAACAAGCTCCAAGACCGACTCTAAACCAGATGAGAGCTCAACCTGTGGTTGGAGGACCAGTTCCTGGTAGCTTTGGTATGGGACAACAACCTGTGATGTTGGGTGCCGGAGCAGGCTTACCACCTCCGTTATTACCGATGGCTCAAAATTCAATGCAGATGCCACCACAGAACCAAGCAACTAATCCATTTTTGCTTTAA
- the LOC140060338 gene encoding lipopolysaccharide-induced tumor necrosis factor-alpha factor homolog codes for MSEPHPPPYSQAVGQPGMESKGDPAYPPSNPGYPPQGPPPAGYQATPPPAGYAQPPPAGYAQPPPAGYPQQAPAGYPQQAPGGYPQPYQQPQTTVVVGQPSTTVTTVVHQVFREFPVQTTCPNCRNNVTTVVRKEPGMFAWLLCLIIAFFGGWMGCCLIPFCIDGCHDCTHTCPVCQYQISHYNRM; via the exons ATGTCAGAACCACACCCACCACCATATAGTCAGGCAGTTGGTCAACCAGGAATGGAGTCAAAAGGAG accCAGCTTATCCTCCTTCAAATCCTGGATATCCACCACAGGGACCACCACCGGCTGGTTACCAAGCTACACCGCCCCCTGCAGGTTATGCACAGCCACCCCCTGCAGGTTATGCACAGCCACCCCCTGCAGGCTACCCACAACAAGCCCCTGCAGGGTATCCACAACAAGCCCCCGGAGGATACCCACAACCTTACCAGCAGCCACAAACCACAGTGGTTGTTGGTCAACCAAGTACCACAGTGACAACAGTGGTCCACCAGGTGTTTAGAGAATTTCCAGTGCAGACTACATGTCCTAATTGCCGTAACAATGTGACAACTGTAGTCAGAAAAGAACCAGGCATGTTTGCCTGGCTCCTCTGTCTGATCATCGCCTTTTTTGG gGGATGGATGGGATGTTGCCTGATCCCATTCTGCATTGATGGGTGTCATGACTGTACTCACACTTGCCCAGTGTGTCAGTACCAAATATCTCACTACAATCGGATGTAA